In one window of uncultured Draconibacterium sp. DNA:
- the ruvX gene encoding Holliday junction resolvase RuvX: protein MARILAIDYGKKRTGLAVTDPGQIIATRLTTVPTHTIWDFLKDYFEKEEVETVVVGYPKQMNNQASESVRFINPFLKKFQLKYPEMNLEIYDERFTSKMAFQTMIDGGLKKQKRQDKALIDSISATIILQNYLEQKRNSIR from the coding sequence ATGGCTCGGATATTAGCAATAGATTACGGAAAAAAACGAACAGGATTGGCAGTTACCGATCCGGGGCAGATTATTGCCACTCGTTTAACAACAGTTCCAACGCATACCATTTGGGATTTTTTGAAAGATTATTTCGAAAAAGAAGAGGTGGAAACAGTAGTTGTGGGATATCCCAAGCAAATGAACAACCAGGCGTCGGAGTCTGTTAGATTTATCAATCCGTTTTTGAAAAAGTTTCAGCTGAAATATCCGGAAATGAATCTGGAGATTTACGACGAACGTTTTACGTCGAAAATGGCCTTTCAAACCATGATTGACGGTGGACTAAAAAAACAAAAACGACAAGACAAGGCATTGATTGATTCCATAAGCGCAACCATTATTTTACAGAATTATTTAGAACAGAAACGCAACTCAATACGATAA